Genomic DNA from Perca fluviatilis chromosome 12, GENO_Pfluv_1.0, whole genome shotgun sequence:
GTCTGCCTTTCTCCCAGGAACCTTTCTCAGCAGAGAGGAGATAAAAGGAAGAACTGAACATCCTCCATCCTGCTGGACACATTTTCTCTGTAAAATACAAACAAGATACATTACAGATCAACAAGACTAATGTCAATGTGTTATGTAGTTCTGTAGAAGTCAACTTTTTTAATGATGGTGCTCATTTAGTTAATTTAACCTTATCAGATGGTTTGAGACTTGCCTGGTTTTGGACCAaattgattatatatatatatattatctagTAATGATCAATCAAGCACAGACAAGAGGGAATTGTCACTTAGGAGAATATAATGTAGCAATGTAGCGACATGCAGGGAAAGAGGACACAATTTTGCCAGGGTCTATAATCATGTATTGTTTCCATAAATTTACATTTGGTTCataaaatttcaaattttgGACTGAAATTTGCTACTAAATCATAAAGAAGATACTAAGAAGATCTCATCACAATGCAGGGGGACTGAATAAAAATGTTACTCTTCAGACACGGAGGACAGCTTGTTCTCACTGGCCTGGAGTCAGGTTGGCAGCTGATCCACGTAATGTCACATGGAAATAATCAAGAGACATTTCTCAGAAACACAAAACACCTTCTGCATTCATGTCATGTCTAATTTATTTCACAAAACTCGATATCCTTTTTTTGCGCCACGATAGTGAAAGATAATCATACTAAGCAACCTATGACATGTCAAAGGGCGTGAGCCTATTTTCCTCAAATCATGCAGCCCTACCAAAATCACAGATCTCATCACAATGCAAGGTGACTGAGTAAAAATGTTACGGCAGGTAAATCTAAATACCAGATGCAAGCACTCACTCTGTTTAAGCCGGTCCAACTCTTTAGTCATTTCAGTGAGGCTGGAGTTCAGCCggtctctctcttcagtcaggGAAGAAGACTTGTTATCACTGGCCTGGAGACGCTCAGTCAGGTTGGCTTTGATAGAGGAGAGCTCTGCAGTGGATCCACGTAATGTCACATGGTTGGAAATAATCAAGAGACATTTCTCAGAAACACAAAACACCTTCTGCATTCATGTCATGTCTAATTTATTTCACACAACTTGATATCCTTTTTTTGCCCCATGATAGTGAAAGATAATCATTCTAACCAACCTATGACATGTCAAGGGGCGTGAGCCTATTTTCCTCATCTCGAGCAAACCCTACCAAAATCACAGATCTCAACACAATGTAGGGTGACTGGGTAAAAATGTTACGGCAAGTAAATCTAAATACCAGACGGAAACACTCACTCCGTTTAAGCCTGTCCAAGTCATCACTGGCCTGGAGACGCTCAGTCAGGTTGGCTTTGATAGAGGAGAGATCTGCAGCTGATCCACGTAATGACACATGGTCTGAAATTACCACAAGACATTTCTCAGAACCACAAAAGACCTTCTGCATTCAAGTCTTTTTTTACTACAGTTTTATCACTAACACATTATACTGCtgctgttacagttttttttccaattgctaaacgAAACTGGTCACAACTGAAgctacatgtgcaaaactcttacCACAGTCTGCATtgccaacagtcacctgaggtAAACGGTTCACATCAGCTCCAAACAACACaaatcttcacacacacacacacacacacatctcaaaacaggctcagtgcactGAAACATTTTGAACAATCCTCatcaagacaacacacactgtcaatcagaacacacacagattaaaaacactagcatcaaacgcCAATACAGAATACTGAATAATTTGAATGACTTCACACCAATCAATACTTtctttaaagagaaaaaaaatccttcactttttataacataaccTGTTTTATGTAAACAATAAGGAATGAAAATAAGCAGTCCTtcaatacatatatttttattttgtatgtgaATTGAATGTGATGTTTGTATTGCTTCCACCTTTATTACTTTCTTACAGTTTTTATTGATTGTTTTGATgcagcagtcaactcaaactccacatttttcaaaacagttaacacacaggccgaaacgagctggctaaccgcaactgttagctcgtagcgttagcgttagcatgctaacgctaatgctaacactagcatggtaccttgttctcaatagcaaagcactgctacaacacacacaagttcaccataatctacaaaagaactacttacatgtgctccctcatttagaagtctcccagctaatcctgccttgtaagtgactgaagttggagaaacagcctgtcttttacttctatggagctagctagctgacatgatctacatctgagctactgagcatgtgcgagtgcaatcaaagatagtacagaagaagaagtagaagaaaagaggtctcactctgtagctaaaacagaaaccaggtgaaaagagaatctacagcagtgagagagagctgtgcagtacaacaaaaatatggtgttttttgaaaattaaaccatgtaaacctattctggtacaaccttaaaatacaattatgaacctgaaaatgagtataatatgggcgctttaactgttctgcaaaagggtggggaaaatgtgtcaatccaatgagaaagggttaacacatttgcaagaggtgtcttctgctctgctgtgaTGACGAAAACCGAGTGgatcccagtttctttaagAAGATCAacgcaatcaagaaaaactgtaatgtgcacagttttactgtagtaaagctagtgttttttgtttctttctttttttacatttttatagctgtattatataacctcagacatcttacctggacatattggtatctttgctcttttacttGTTCACTGTTTCTCTCGAACGGTACACTGTATAACTGTTTCATTCTTACTTTGTGTTTCCTTATTTCCAAAAAGGTCTTTCTGAGCTTTTTCTACATAAATAAACTGTGTTCACTAATGAGTCTTAAACAAGACACAtacttaggctttcagctaaaattgcaagcAGTGTTTTAGGTGGACCAGGCTGAAATTCATTCTGTTTTGCATATGTGGCTTGACAGCAGTGTgatagcatttgaacaaagtgctgtaaattcGCAATGTGGTGCAGGGCATGGTTAAACCCATAGGATAAGTGTGTAgacttttgaaaactgtgttcaagcaatgaaaaatgaactagggTTTGGTTCACGAGAACTGCTGCTGTGACGACACACACTCTGGTTaaagttttgcacatgtggctccAGTTGTGCACACTGTTtcgaaaattaaaatgtcttaacatggaTCCAAcaaattattagcaaatataaatcagcctatttgtgagaaaaaacaacaacattgatgataggcttactggcctatactgtaggttaggtagtcactaaggtaaccatccacagatacagttcatcctataAAAAAAACTTATGTATATAGGTgtatcatgccaacaatttttATAGCTTAGTTTTCTATGTACTATAAAGGCTTTACGcttttattgtaggcccagttaaaTATGTAACTTAACTTTATAATCTCTGagataaggggtccttggcttaaacattgaagacccctgatctagGGAAAACGTAATTTTTTCAGAGTAGAATGGGTTCGACCTAACTTTAACATCTGAATGTGATTTAGACTCACAGTGGACACCGAGGCTGATGAGCCCAGCCAGCAGGAAAATAGTCAGCAGCCCCAGACAGAAAACTCCATGAAATCTCCTCTCTGAGCTCCTGGGACCTAAACACAGAGAAGAGCATTTAATCATACAACAGTAATCAGATAATATACAGATTAATGTGTCAACCTCTCTGACTGACTGAACATTCTTACCCGTCTGATTTGTCGAATGTGTTGGGTCAACAGACTTGTCATAGTCAACATTGGCATAGATGTTATCCATCACTCATAAGGTGGCCAACTATTCCCTGAAGGGTCAGCGCTGCAGCACAGACTGCACCACATGTAAGAGGTCTAAGTATTTATAGTATTGTTGTTGGTTTCATGTTGACAGTGTCTCACGCTCTGAGGAAGTCTCAGAGGAAGTTTCAGAGGTGGTAAAAGAAGTTTCTTTGAcaatcctctcctcctctcattgttatcagacaaacacaaatctatctatctatctatctatctatctatccacctACAGATAACAAAGACATGAGAGTATTTTTACAGGTGGAAACATTACTAGAATATTatattcaagtaaaagtaagAATAGGTCAGTTAAAACACTGTCTGAGTAAACATTACTGtgctacatttttaaaagggaaGTGACACAATGCAAACTCCTTGCTGAATATCACTCTTACTATAGAGCCCCCGAATGAAGCTCATGTAATGGCATCcaccaggctgtaaacatgtttcaTTCTGCTGTAAAAATGGACATTTTACTTACTAGCTTTTGGAGCCAGCCTTGCACTTTTTGGCACGTGTGCGTTGGCTTTATTTTCCAGCACCAGGGGTTGCTGCTGTTCTTCTTCCTCAGGTCTCTTCCATTTTTTCCCCATAAACATTTTTTGGGGGAGTTTTTACCAATTCTTAATTGAGGGTCTAAAGCCAGCGTGTGTCAtgtatgctgtacagattgtaaagcccattgaggcaaatttgtgatttgtgtaATTGGCCTTTGTGGCAAACATCAGTGTTGCAGCACAGACTGCACTACATGTAAATGACTAAACCGAGTCTTGTTGGTTTTTCAATAGTTTCTCTGAAGTTTAACTTTTGAGGAAGTAACATGATAAACATTCTTGAAGGCAATTGTCTAAAAACAGGAACTGTTTGAGAGCAATTTAATACTTCATTAATTGATCAAGTACAGACtttatacaatatacagtacaggccaaaagtttggacacacctcattcaatgagtttcctttttattttcatgactatttacattgtagattctcactgaaggcatcaaaactatgaatgaacacatgtggaattatgtacttaaaaaagtgtgaaataactaaaaacatgtcttatattttagagtCTTCAAAgcagccaccctttgcttttttattaataagcggaaaaattccactaattaaccctgacaaagcacacctgtgaagtgaaaaccatttcaggtgactacctcatgaagctcattgagagaacaccaagggtttgcagagttatcaaaaaaaagcaaagggtggctactttgaggaatctaaaatataagacatgttttcagttatttcacacttttttgttaagcacataattccatatgtgttcattcatagttttgatgccttcagtgagaatctacaatgtaaatagtcatgaaaataaagaaacacattgaatgagaaggtgtgtccaaacttttggcctgtactgtatatagcatACTGTATAAATGATGGGTTATAAAGTTCTCTTTAATGGACTTTAATGTCATTACAGGGAAATTTAAGGAAGGGTTCATACTAGTCAGGTGCATTGGTGACTGATTAACCCAAAGCAGTGAATGTGAGAGTAAATGTCTATCCAGCAAGTTCTCTGAATTAAAATACACAATGTGGAAGAAACAGTTGGAGGAAACAGCGTAAGTCAACTTTATTATCCTAACAAGTGCAATTCAGGGTCAAACTTTGTTATAGTATCTATTCAGTATAATGTGTAGCTTTGTTTATTGTATATTTCATTAACAAATGTACGGAGCCCCCCGGGGGTcagctgaaaaaataaataaataaaaaaaaaattaaaattaaaaatcgGTTCCCTCGGTTTTATAAACGTGAGCAAAGTTAGAAAGATATTCCCAGATTCCAACTTCTGGGATCAATTACTCTGTAAtcaaatgttattaaatcacaaacgATGCATCTTTCCTCATGTAGTGTCACAGTTTCAGAaggtggacccaaatgcaagacTCTTCCAATCAGGAGTGCAGAACAAACACTTTATTGTGTCACAACAACTACAAAAGCATAACtacagaggcccgttccagaaagcaggtttagtgaaaactctgagttggttaaccctgagatgagggaaactctgggttttccgttccagaaag
This window encodes:
- the LOC120570371 gene encoding CD209 antigen-like protein E, producing the protein MDNIYANVDYDKSVDPTHSTNQTGPRSSERRFHGVFCLGLLTIFLLAGLISLGVHYHVSLRGSAADLSSIKANLTERLQASDDLDRLKRKLSSIKANLTERLQASDNKSSSLTEERDRLNSSLTEMTKELDRLKQKKMCPAGWRMFSSSFYLLSAEKGSWEKGRQDCRERGADLVVIESSEEQTFLSEFIKKDTLYWIGLTDRDEEGTWKWVDGTPLTLKNWRTEQPDNGLGDPQWGEEDCAHIGPYTAEWNDMSCEKVMYWICEKKA